The Euphorbia lathyris chromosome 4, ddEupLath1.1, whole genome shotgun sequence genomic interval TCAAAACAATCACAAATCCACCACGCACACATGCCAATCCCTACGTGTCCTAAGTTCTATGAATAGCTTCCTAACATTCAAATAAACCTAGGTGCTCTAACTTCTATGAATAGTTTCTAACATTCAAATAAACCTAGGTGCTCAACTCGCTAATTTTACtattaccacatacaccataTACCATCTATCttatataattacaaaaatCATTCAAAACTATCATAGAATCCAACATGCACACCAGCTCCCCTCCTGGCAAACCCAACCTATCCCCCCCAccaccaaaataaataaatactttgTTGCATATGACTGATTCTAGGCGAAAAGTGAGCGCCTAGGAAGCACAAACACTTCTAGGAGGTTAACAGGTATGAGTGTCAGACACTCCAACACTCCAGGGACACGCATCCAACACTCCAAACTAAGTCCccctctttttttcttcttttaataTGGACGCATCAGGGACACTTCGGGGACACAAGCTTCTGAGTTAATTAAGTAGAATCtaggttttttttaataaatttacaaaaaaagAGGGGTtcgtatataaaaaaaactaataaaagaAGAAATCAATATCTAAAGAAAAGAATCTAGCAACAGTCccttttttatagtttaaatagtttaaagtattaaatgtttattttttatgaattaatgaCTTATTTATTATGGATGTTATTTACAGTTTATAATAGCTTATGAAtgttatttactatatatatatatatatatatattttatgggTGTCCTGCTGTACCCGTGTCGCCTGTGTTGCACGGAAACAGACACTGGGAAACgctgtttctaaaaaaatatagctaGAAAATGGAAACGGAAAAGAAAATGGATACGAAACGCGGAAACTCTGGTGACggagagtttccgtgcaacatagcgtGTAGcacattatttttttaaaacgttGTTTGCTGCACCCATGTCGGTGCTTCCTAGGACTGAGTgagaattattttattttacaataaAATCGCAGCAAATTCATCTAGCATTGGCTAGGAAAAGAAAACAGAAACAGCAATCCCAACACTCTTCTTAATTGAATAAGAATCAAACAGATGCTTCAGTCTGCCACATATCAATCACTCAAATAGAAGTCAACAAACTATCCAACTGTTAGTTTATTCATACCTCCATCTTGATGAGGCTAAATACCCATATTAAATTAGCAACAAACTCATACATAAGCTAATCAGGCACTTATAGGCAATATAAACATTGAACTACATTAATTTGCTCATagggaaaaaaaacaaaaaagaaagaaaaaatagaatagCAAAGAAGCATACTTTTTCAATAACAAATAATTCCTATTAATAAGCCCAGTACATATGGACAATATTGactcaaaaatttcaaaaactaaaaatatacaaataaaCAAGAACCAAAACCAGATTGGGCAGACATGTGAAGATAAAAGGAGTTAACCATGAACAGGggaaaatgatgaagattgAATCGAAGTAGATACTAGACCCTAGACATGATATACATTCTGTTTGTGAAGTATCATCTTATCTACAGGTGAAGTATCATCTTATCTACAGGTCGTGGCTAACCATTCTGAAGAAGGTCAAAACTATCAATTTAATATTGAGATACGACTGCCAGGTTGGAATTAGCATGAATTTCTGAACTCAATCACCCGTGGGAAGTAGAACTGTTTAGGCTACATAATTGAATTGAAACAAAGGAGAGAGTGTTATTACTCCTGTACTGAGAGCATCTGGTCCACATAAATTCTTAAGTTTCTATTTCTGCTTTCCATTTTTCAAGAAGGGAGGGGTAGTTATAGAAGGAAAAAAGAGTCACTAACTAAAGCCTTGTGTAAAACTCACAATTCCTTGCAGCTATAATTATTGCGAATGGGAATGATGCTATAAAATAGAATGTATTAGAAGCATCAGATGTACCTGAAACAACTGATTTATATTATCTGCAGTCTTTGCAGATGTCTCAATAAAGAACATCTCATTCTTGTCAGCATAGTCCTTCCCATCCTTCAAGAATGAAACAAGTgttaaatcaaattaacaaaGTTCATATTGATTATGCATCATGTTCACAGCACTCACTTGAACAGGTACTTCTCGATTGTCATGAAGATCAGCTTTATTCCCTACTAAAGCCATGACTATATCAGGGCTACCATGTTTCTGTAGTTCCTGTAAGAAAATGCATGACAATCTATAATTTCTGCATAAAATAACAATCTGAGAACATACCTGTATTGCAAAAAAATTATTAGCAAGCTGCTTCAAGCATTTTAGATAATCCTACAGAACTTTTTGAGGAAAAGGACAAGTATGTTTAAACGTTAATCAAAATGGGAAATAACTATCACactatgaagcacggactctTCCCCGGGGTCGCCGTGGCCGAGTCGGACTCGCCGGACTCGGGGACTCGGCGGGGACACGGCCGGAAAATGGGACACGGATGGGGACACGGCTgggtaaaaaaaaagttaaaaattagggttttttttaaatttttttataaaatttaaggatcaattatgcaatttgTCAAAAATCCTAAATTATAATCTCTATCGCACGAATTAGAATTAGGTCTTCTCTCCTTCCTGCGCAAATCGCGATTTCAACCCCTGTGCTGCGTACATCGCAGTTCTCCTAACATCACGATTTCGTTTTTGTTTGGGAATAATCAGAAACAATTTCTTCTCTcctgggttcttccttctcatgCGCTACGATTCTTCTCCTGGGTTCTTCTCCTAACATCACGATTCCGATTTGTGATTTAGcatgttttttatatatttttatatctaatatatatataattaattatataaaatttgacGTGTCCCCGCCGCacccgtgtctcatattttctaaaaattccGTTGCCGTGTCCGCACCCGCGTCCGCACCcgtgtccgtgcttcatagcTATCACACAGACTGAAATCATTTTCCAGTTTTAAATTGAGCATATTACTATTACATGATAGAATTGCAGAGCTCTAACATCAATCTTCCTTTCCTTCCCTTTGTATTGCACATACCATTTTACATCACAACATgctaaaaataaagaaaagttGTCCCTCATATACAAGTTCTTTTGTCCCACCCAAAACCCAACCTAGATTTGGTAAAAAATTGTTGAACTGATAATTTTGCATAAGATAACATCAAATCAGGGGATCAAATTATACTTTTAAATTGTCAGAATTAAGTATCTTTTTTATGATTCAATTTATGAATGAAACCAAATCATTACTGTAAATGAAACTAACTCTACgagaatatttaaaatatattttctccAAGATATTTCAAATTCACACTCATAACTCATAAAGTTTTTATCAACGTAAATAACATAACCTAAATTCATGAATCGCATTTAAGAAAAAGTAAAATCTAGATCTCTCAATATCAACTATTTCCATCCAAATGCAATGTTCAAACAGGGGAGGAAAAAGATGCTCTTCTTCCTATTGACGATTCGGACCTAATGAGCTAAAATACTTGTGAAAATATCATTCGACGACATCATCAATTTATCATTTCAGTTATGCACAACAACCTAAATTTTCAAGCAATAACGTAGCAAAATTAGCAGGTCTCCAATTTCCTCAACCAGAGACTTAGCActtccaaataaaaaaaaaagatagaaacTGTGAAACCAGGATCATTTTGCATCCACCGAATCATCTGAATcatcttaaataattttatcacttCACAAAAATTTACCACATCTTTTGCATACAACTTTTCCATTTTGATAATTTGCAACCGCAAAGCAATACAGAGAGAGAAGCATCACATCCATGTACCTTAACCCAATACTGTGCTTTGCTGAATGACTCTGGACTTGTTATATCATATACAATAACTGCAACTGCAGCACCTCTGTAGTACAATGGTGCCAATGCAGCATATCTGAATAAGATAAGAGAAACAATTACAATTTCACAGCCAAATGTAATATCTGTGGGAGAAAAAAGAAATGAAGCAGGTGGCAATTCCACCTAAGAAACTATCTACATTAACTTTCACTACACAACTTGAAATGTGCATTTGTTTGCTCATGTTGAAGACAAAATTACCTTTCTTGTCCAGCAGTATCCCATATTTCAAACTTAACAGTCGTAGAATCTTGCAAAGCTATTGTTTGAGACAAAAATGAAGCTCCAATAGTTACCTGAAATattgaaaacaaaaacaaaaaattttacttttttgaaCTATGTTTCCTTATACACTGATTGACAAGAATTCAAAGATGCAAAATATAATGTATTGGAGTAGCAGAAAGCAGTAAAACATGTCACCTTGGACGTAGGATCAAATTGACCACGAACAAAGCGAAGAACAATACAACTTTTACCAACACCAGAATCACCTAACAATACCAGCTGTATACAGAAATTAAAAATTAGGTCAGCTGTGCATTAATCAAGAAAACGTTGATGCATATAGGCATTACATTTGAATACAATGTCTATGGTGGCTAGCCATCTACCAGATGTAATTCGATCTACACCATAGCTAAATGTGCATAAGGTTATCCATAGGAAATAAGACATGAGTGCTCATAAAATAAAATGCAACTTTGTCCTTGTACATGTAACATGTGTATCACACATTGCATGCAGCTATGTACTCGAGTAGAAATTTTAACTTGTATGTTTCACTTCATTTTGAGATGCTTAAGCACACTACAATGACACTATCAAAGAAAAGACAACAATCAGATAGCATGCCATTTTTCAAGAAAGTTTTAGTTTGTCTACTGTGCCTTCCATTCACTAGGAGGATGAAATGGATTAAAGAGTCTGCCTAGATGGTTTACAATAATTTGTTTCAATTCAGTCCCATCTTGAACATTGCaaaataatttttcattttaacaCTCACTACTTACCCGCATAGTggtgtttgataaaactaaaaAGTAAATGCTGAAAACATAAGTAtcgaattttaagtgttgaaaatTATAAATGATGAAAGTATTAAATTGTGtaaatgtttgataaatactaaaaatagaatttaaaaatattagtgaATAATGTTAAACTTAAAGTTTTAAGTTAAATAGTTTGACTTAACTGAAATTATAAAGTGGTAACAAGCACttgatatattaattttaagtgctgaaataGGTTATCCAAATTGTCCAAATTGTCAAACAAGAAAGGTAAAGAAAAAAAGGACATAAACTTAAGTCTATTATCTAAAAAACTAAAAGTTTACCTTAACACGTAGATTTTTGGCATCAGTCACTCCGTTGTTATCAGTATTGCTAAGTCCAGCCAAACGCCCAGAACTCCTATCTATAAACattatcccaaaagaaaaatgaTGACCAAAAGAATTAGCAACTTTCAAACAGGTAACAGAAAACAATTGCACATAAAACGAAATTCTCAAATTAGGCACTGTAATCTTTTCCAATCCGAAACCAAGCATGTAATTCTATTAACATCCGATCATTACCAGTTCATCCAAATTGATAAAAACAATAGAAAAAGTAAACCAGATCAGAGTAATACAAGCCCCAATGGATTGTATTTCTCGATCCACTCAATTTTGAAACAATAAAGTCCAAACCCTAAAAGGTAGAATGAGAATAGTTTGAGGAATTAGAAAAAAACCTGGCAGAGAAGAGGAGCAACCCATGAGTTTCTGCAGATGCAATAAATTACTGAATTTAGAGCAGTGATTGTGTAAATTAGGGTTTAAATTGGATAGTTGCAGGAGAACTTATTTTTCATGTGCAGAAATGTAGATTTTTGGTTCCAGTTGTTTCTTGTTCGTTAATTGTTTATATTGTTAAATTAAATCTTCTCTGATCATTCTCGCACGTGTTTATTCGTGTAATAACTATGCCTTTtcagcttttcttttctttctttttataaaGCCAATATTAAACTCTCAACTGTTTGACTTTTCTTTTAAGAAGTGTGAAAAGTAAAAATtgagaaattatattttttaaccaCGGGATTGTGGTAGAGTGGTAAAGGCTCCTCCACCCTTAACCAAAGGTTCAGGGTTCGATCCTCGCCTTTGGAAATGGAAAGAATTTCCGTGGCTAGCATCCCAcccatatttgtttttttatatctgaaaagtagtttttacataaaaaaaatctctGTTTTTTAAAAAAGTAATATTTTCTAATAGCAAACAGTAGGTGAAACAAACGAGCCATAGTACAAGCCCAAACaaaagattaaataaaaaaattatttagaaagaaaaaaaattgtgtgCTTTCACGTATTGTTAAACTTTTACCAACAAAATATACAAACAGTGACCGAGTTTTTTCGTTTTGCTAAAGGGGATGACTGAAGTTTTtcgttttattaaaaataatgagcttaaaatttaaataactgTTGACGaccataaaattgaaaaaattataagcaattttaatttttcaactttttaatttttgaagttATTTAGATGTTGTTCGGTGAGGATAGCGAAAATgaatgttttagagagagaaagttccgaaaataatcattttgaaaaataaaaatttggttCCATATTAAATATGGTacaaacaactttaatttttgaaattttccattttgagatcgttaacggtcatttttagAGTGTTAAACTAAAAGATCCTTATTTTTAGCAAAATGAAAAAGCTCAGTCGctgtttggacaaaaaaaaaatttccaagtATCAGTTTGATAATACGTGAAAGCATGaaagtttttttagattttacaCTAAATTCAATTGAAACAAAGGATTTGGCCACTTCAAAAATATCACAAATAATCAcattcaactaatttgaaacaGGTTGGTCTTTTTTAAGTAGTTTAATAACTCATAATGAATCTCAAACCC includes:
- the LOC136226089 gene encoding ras-related protein RABF1, producing MGCSSSLPDRSSGRLAGLSNTDNNGVTDAKNLRVKLVLLGDSGVGKSCIVLRFVRGQFDPTSKVTIGASFLSQTIALQDSTTVKFEIWDTAGQERYAALAPLYYRGAAVAVIVYDITSPESFSKAQYWVKELQKHGSPDIVMALVGNKADLHDNREVPVQDGKDYADKNEMFFIETSAKTADNINQLFQEIAKRLPRPPSS